The genome window GATTTACGTAGATCGAGATCGGTTCGGTTGATCGAGTCAACGATGACCTGAGAGGTGACTGTGAGCTTTTCGGCAAGCAGATGTACATCACTTCAGCTCACCTGGTGAACACCTGGATATTCCTGACCGACCAGCTCGGGATTAAACAGTATTTCAGGTGCTAGGAATCTCTCCGCTCCAAGCTGTACGAGCGTCAGCTAGTTATCTTAACCTACGAACGGCAAAAAGACATATAGCTTACCTGTATGACCTTTCCATCTGGTAATCTAAACTCTTCCCACGCACCTCCctgatccttctcctcctttgcCGGATTCAGAGCCAGATAACACGTTTTCTCTTTTATCGTTCGCacaacctctttctccgctGACGTATGTAGATAGTATCCCGATTTCCGTAATAGGAGTTGGAGGTGATCCGTTATATCCCTTCCGGCAAGATCTATCCGTCGTATTGCGTGAGGCATTGAGAATCCCTCGAATACCGGAACAGCATGTGTAACACCATCGCCTGAGTCGAGGACGATACCGGTCGTTCGACCTGATGAGTATCTGAACGTAGGATGGTAAGTGCTGATCAAATGGACTCGGAAGCAGACACAATTGCATTCCTGCTTTGGGTCATAGACGGTACACTCACAAACTCAGGACTGCTTGAACACTGGTGAAGAAAGCGGGAACGTTGAATGTTTCGAAGAATATTTGAGCGGCAACATCTCGATTTTGTCTAGGGTTGAGAGGTGCTTCCGTCAACAGAACGGGATGCTATCAACACGAACATTGTCAGCTGTGTCGCAGGCATATGTTATTTGCCCCTGTTCGACTAGCTGCTTCGTCTGCACCCCTTGCTGCAATGTCCGTCTATCTCGTTCACACCTTCGCTTGACCGTTTGaccgtactcacctcctcacTCAACGCCTTCAAACCCTCTCCATACACCCAGCCCCATATCCGTTCCATATCATCCCAATCCATAACGACTCCATGTTCCATCGGATATTTTATCTTCAGCAGTCCTCTCAGTTCCTGAGCTCGTCGTCCGATAAACAGATTATCTTGGATAGCACCCGCCATCACTCGGGGATGTTTTGGTCGGCCGACGCTGagtggaaggggagagagtAAGGTCAGTCTGAGAtagtggaagtgaagaatgGAATATGGAATTGGGCAAGGAGCAGCCTCTGAATTTGAAgcagggaagagggagagggaggaaagggatGATTGCAGGACAAGAGCGCTCACAAGGAAGGTATATAACATGACGGTTGTTCTTCCCCCGCAAAACCAGCTTTGATCGTCCCAGATCCCTGTACACCACCAATGTGATCAGCGGAGCTATTTCGTATATCCAACAACTACGAGGAAGCTCACATTGTCAATGACAACCGGTTGATTCGTGAGTCTGCGTCGTGATGATTACGGGATGGTAATGTCAGCTGATTGTGACATGGGCTGACTGCAGTTTCAGTTGAAGCTAGCTCACACGTCGTCAAATTCCGTTGCCATGGTGCGTGAGCGGGACACAATGTGTCTTTAGCAGATTGTAGGAAGGGTGAGAGACGAGGCAACTATCAATCAATCTCTCACTATCCGTAATGACCAAAGCTCAAACCGCGTCTCTTACTTGTACACTCCAGTCGCGTGGTTCTACCCAAGTTAAATGGAAGTGAGAATTAAGTTCTCGCTATGACAGCTCAGTCACGTGCTTCAGCTGAGATCTCGGAGCTGCCGGGAAGCCCGATAAGCAACGCTAATTACAGCAGTCTGTGCCttgtgtgggtgtgggtatGTGGGTGGAGTGTGTCCGCTCGAGCGCAGAAGGCGATGAGAATGTGAAACGAACAACGACAATGAACGATGCCAAGGCTGTGTAGACTCGGTGAGTATATATGTACTAGGATATTTGATTGATATCTACACTTCATACTTTACTTCACTTTCTTAACTCGACATCAGCAATATGGGACGTTTCTCCGAATTCATCGCCGGCTCATCTTCTCACGAGAAcggcaatggcaatggcaatggtcacatccctcctccaccaaactACAACGATTCCAAAGTGCCCTTCGCGACAGAACCCAAATACCCTACtgaaccacctccacctttcccacACCTCTTCGCATGTCTGCATCTCGGTAGGACGGATAGGGTCAGGTTGATTGGAGTTCCGCAGAATGTGATTCCGGCAGTGGATGAAGCTATCAAGAGGGTCTGGTTACCCGGGATACAACAACAAGGTCCTTATACGTCCGGTTGGGAATGGAAGGTCTCTGGTAATCCATGTAAGTATAGACGTACCAATTGATTTTACCATGACGACCGTACTGATATGATTGCGTTTCACGTATCCTTCAGGGCAAGGATTCGGTATTGAAGCAATCACCGCACGTCGGTTACTCTCACACATCTTACATGCCCTATCAGCTGTAGGATGGGACATTCACATGTCTTGCGATCTGTCCAAAAAAAGTTACGACAAGGATACGATATTCCTCCATTCGGTGCCGCCGAGACAGAGATACTATTTCGCGATATCGTTCAATGAGTCGGATAAGATCAGGATTATCGATCCGCCCAACGATTAT of Kwoniella shandongensis chromosome 3, complete sequence contains these proteins:
- a CDS encoding actin-2, with translation MATEFDDVLTNQPVVIDNGSGTIKAGFAGEEQPSCYIPSFVGRPKHPRVMAGAIQDNLFIGRRAQELRGLLKIKYPMEHGVVMDWDDMERIWGWVYGEGLKALSEEHPVLLTEAPLNPRQNRDVAAQIFFETFNVPAFFTSVQAVLSLYSSGRTTGIVLDSGDGVTHAVPVFEGFSMPHAIRRIDLAGRDITDHLQLLLRKSGYYLHTSAEKEVVRTIKEKTCYLALNPAKEEKDQGGAWEEFRLPDGKVIQLGAERFLAPEILFNPELVGQEYPGVHQVIVDSINRTDLDLRKSLFSNIVLSGGSTLCTGFGDRLLHEVKKLALKDVKLKIYAPPERKYSTWIGGSILAGLSTFKKMWVSADEYKEDPDIIHKKAF